The Prochlorococcus marinus CUG1416 genome has a segment encoding these proteins:
- a CDS encoding alpha/beta fold hydrolase translates to MEKSALINSDLNYDWNFLNYPIYTVSAKPENTSKECAILLIHGFGASTDHWRFNIPTLSNKYEVHAMDLLGFGKSPKPQDVEYSGSLWKDQVIAYVKEKIRKPTIVVGNSLGGYAALAAGSELNELNAGVILLNAAGYFSEEKTTKKNMLQTSIETIAGIFLKNVVLQRLIFENMRNPNNIKKTLNQVYVDKKNVDDFLVESIRKPSLDYGAFNVFRSVFNPSGPQGLPLDKLFAKLDSPLLLLWGGKDPWMNTPKKRNLYKKFTPKDTKEIILEAGHCPHDEIPELVNQHILDWVDSL, encoded by the coding sequence ATGGAAAAATCAGCTCTAATAAATAGTGATTTAAATTATGACTGGAATTTTTTAAATTACCCAATATATACTGTTTCAGCTAAGCCAGAAAATACCTCAAAAGAATGTGCAATTTTATTAATTCATGGTTTCGGGGCTTCTACGGATCATTGGAGATTCAATATCCCTACTTTGAGCAACAAATATGAAGTTCATGCGATGGACCTACTTGGTTTTGGAAAAAGTCCTAAGCCTCAAGATGTTGAATACTCAGGATCTTTATGGAAAGATCAGGTTATAGCTTACGTAAAAGAGAAAATAAGAAAACCTACAATTGTTGTGGGAAATTCATTAGGTGGCTATGCAGCCTTAGCAGCTGGTTCAGAATTAAATGAACTTAATGCTGGAGTCATATTACTCAATGCTGCTGGATATTTTAGTGAAGAAAAAACTACAAAGAAGAATATGTTGCAAACTTCTATCGAAACAATTGCAGGGATATTTTTGAAAAATGTTGTTCTTCAACGTTTGATTTTTGAAAATATGAGAAATCCAAACAATATTAAAAAAACTTTGAATCAGGTTTATGTTGATAAAAAAAATGTTGATGATTTTTTGGTTGAGTCCATAAGAAAGCCTTCTCTAGATTATGGAGCATTTAATGTTTTTAGAAGTGTATTTAATCCCTCAGGTCCTCAGGGTTTACCTTTAGATAAGTTATTCGCAAAACTAGATTCACCATTATTACTTCTCTGGGGAGGCAAAGATCCATGGATGAATACCCCTAAAAAAAGAAATCTATACAAAAAATTCACTCCAAAGGATACAAAGGAAATTATTCTAGAGGCTGGACATTGTCCTCATGATGAAATTCCTGAATTAGTTAATCAGCATATTTTGGATTGGGTTGATTCTCTTTAA